The Pseudodesulfovibrio cashew genomic sequence CCACCCTGTTCGCCCGCTACAAGGGCGACCTGGACAGCCTGGTCGAGGGGGCCTCGGCCATCGACCGGTTACAGGACGGCGACACCGTGCTCATTGGAGAGGCGTGCTCGCATCACAACGTGGCGGACGACATAGGCCGGGTCAAAATCCCCCGCTGGATGTCCCAGTACACGGGCAGGGACCTGAATTTCGAAGTTTATTCCGGACACGACTTCCCGGAGGACCTGGAGCGATTCGCGCTGGTGGTCCATTGCGGGGCATGTATGCTGAACCGCACCGAGATGCTCCGGCGCATCACCGAATGCGCACGCCGAGGCCTGCCCGTCACCAACTACGGCGTGGCCATCTCCAAGCTCCAGGGGGTGTTGGACCGCGTGCTGCGGCCCTTTGGAATGGAAGAATCAAAATTCTGAGTTAGCGAGAAAGGGGCGGAGCGGAAAACACCGCGCCGCCCTTGCTTCACGCTCAGCCGTGGCTGTGGCCGTGACCGTCGCCGCCCCCATGGGCGTGATCCGCGTCGTGGCTGTGGGCCCCGTGGTCATGCACGTGCTCGCCGTCCGCGTCGTGCTCATGGCCGTGGCTGTGGGAATGGGTGTGCACATGGCTATGCTCATGGGTGTGGGTGGTGCCGCCCTCATGGGTATGCTCGTGCACGTGGGCATGTTCATGCTCATGTGCATGATCATGGCTTCCTTTCCCGCCATGGGCATGCTGATGGGCCACGCGATCCTTGCCGAGATTGCAACCGCAGTCCTTGCACATATTCGCTCTCCTGTGCTTTTTCGTTGGCCTTCCCTCTACTACAAACATACTCCGTTCCTCCTGCCCGACAACCCCCGCAAAAAATGAAAATCCCGTACTGCGGCGGGCATATGGAAGGTGCGGCAGTATGACCGCGTTGTCACGAACCCAGGCTTCGTCCACTCGGCAAACATCTCTTCCCCGGCCTCGTCTCCATCCGCTCCAGGCCACATTCAACTAGCTGTTAAAACAGTTTTTCTCTCTATTTAGTTTTATGATTATATCTTTCGTAATCGTTTATTGACACGTTTTTTTAATAGGTGCTATCAAATGCTAATCTTTCCCAAACCGGTATACAAAGAGAGGAGTTCATGCACGCTTTCCGCAAGATCTGCGCAGGCCGTTTCGCGCTGGCCGCCGCCATCGGGCTGCTGGCCCTGGCGACCCTGGCCGTAACCCCGGCTCTGGCCAAGGACACCCTGACCCTGGCCATCAAGGGCGAGCCGGACGACGGCTACGATCCTACCCTGGGCTGGGGCCGTTACGGCAACCCCCTGTTCCAATCCACCCTGCTCAAACGGGATGAGAACCTGAATATCGTCAACGACCTGGCAACCAGCGCGGAACTGTCCGCCGACGGACTGACCTGGAACGTGACCATCCGCGAGGACGCGAAATTTTCCGACGGCTCCCCGCTGACCGCCGAGGACGTGGCCTACACCTTCAACACCGCAGCCACCTCGAGCGGTAAGGTGGACCTGATCAACATGGACAAGGCCACGGCCATCGGCGACTACACCGTGCAACTCACCCTCAAAAAGCGTGACACGACCTTCATCAACAGGCTCGTCAGCCTAGGCATCGTGCCCAAGGCGGCGCACGGTCCCGGCTACGCCCGAAAGCCCATCGGCTCCGGCCCGTACCGGATGGTGGAATGGAACGAAGGGCAGCAGATGATCGCCGAGCGGAACCCTCATTATTACGGCGCGGAGCCCTTCTTCAAGCGGCTGGTCTTCCTGTTCACCGACGAGGACACCTCCTTCGCCGCTGCCAAGGCGGGCAAGGTGGACGTGGTCGTGGTCCCGCAGGTGCTGGCCGTGCAGACCATCCCGGGCATGGTTCTCCACCCGGTCAAGAGCGTGGACAACCGCGGGCTCATGTTCCCCTGTGTACCGAACACGGGCAAGGTCACGGACAAGGGCTCCCCAATCGGCAACGACGTTACCGCCGACCTGGCTATTCGCAAGGCAATCAACCTGTCCATCAACCGCCAGGTCCTGGTCAAAGGCGTGCTGGAAGGCTTCGGCCGCCCGGCCTACGGCCCCTGCGACGGTCTGCCCTGGGACAACCCCGCGAACTCGTTCAAGGATGCCGACCCGAAAGCGGCGCGCAAGATCCTGGCCGACGCAGGCTGGAAGGACACTGACGGCGACGGCATCGTCGACAAGGATGGAATCAAGGCCGAGTTCACCATCATCTACCCGGCTGATCGCGCCATCCGCCAGTACCTGGCCCTGGCCGTGGCCGACATGCTCAAGCCCATCGGCATTCACGCCGTGGTCGAAGGCAAACGCAGCTGGGACGAGATCAAGCACCTCATGCACTCCAGCGTCATCGTCTTCGGCTGGGGCGCCCATGACCCCATCGAAGTATATCAGCTCTATTCGAGCCACCACGCAGGCGACGGCTGGAACAACCCCGGCTACTACGTCAACGCCAAGGTGGACGAATACCTTGACGGCGCCATCTCCGCCGAAAGTTACGAGGCCTCCCTAAACTTGTGGAAGAAGGCGCAGTGGGACGGCAAGACCGGTTCCGACGTTCACGGCGATGCGCCCTGGGCCTGGCTGGTCAACCTGGAACACACCTACTTCATCAGCGAGCACCTGGACGTGGGCGTCTCGCAGGTGGAGCCCCACGGCCACGGCTGGCCCATCACGGCCAACATCCAGAAATGGACCTGGAAAGATTAACCCCTTTCGCTCCGGCGGCGCGGATATCCCCCGCCGCCGGAGCCGGGAAATGATATGCACGCCATCTCTCCATCTTTTTGCCTGGGCAGGCTGGGACGCCTCACGCTGATCCTGTCGCTGGTCTCGGTCCTGGCCTTCACCCTGGTTTCCCTGTCCCCGGTGGACCCGGTCTCCGCCTACATCGGCATTGACCGCATGCAGATCAGCATCGAGCAGGAACAGCGCATCATCGAGCGCTGGGGGCTGGACCGCCCTGCGCCCGAGCGCTTCTTCATCTGGGCGAAAAACGTCCTCACGGGCGACTTGGGCCGATCCATGATCTTCAATGAGCCCGTAACCAAAGTGATCGGCAAACGATTCGTCACTTCGCTGTGGCTCATGGCCTCGGCCTGGCTCCTGTCGGGTGTGCTCGGCTTCGTCCTCGGAGTAGTGGCGGGAACCAACCGCAACTCCCTGGCCGACAGGGTTATCCGCCTGTACAGCTACACCCTGGCCTCCACCCCGTCCTTCTGGCTGGGGCTGGTGCTTCTGGCGGTCTTCTCGGTTTCCCTTGGCTGGACGCCCATCTGCTGCGCCACTCCGCCAGGGGTGTCTCCCGACGACGCCTCGCTGTGGGAGCGACTGCACCACCTGATCCTTCCGGCCGCCACCTTGTCGGTGATCGGCGTGGCCCAGATCGCCCTGCACACCCGTGAAAAGACCATCGACGCCATGCACAGCGAATACGCCCTCTTCGCCCTGGCCCAGGGTGAATCCCGGACAGGCGTGGCATGGCGTCATGCGGTGCGCAATGTTGCCCTGCCCGCCGTTACCCTCCAGTTTGCCTCCCTGGGCGAACTGTTCGGCGGCTCGGTCCTGGCCGAGCAGGTCTTCTCCTATCCGGGGCTGGGCCGGGCAACGGTCGAGGCGGGCATCCGGGGCGACGTGCCCCTGCTGCTGGGCATCACCTTGTTCAGCGCCGTGTTCGTCTTCTCCGGCAACCTCATCGCCGACATCCTTTACGGGGTACTCGACCCGCGCATACGGATCGGTGCGGAGGAGGCGAAATGACCACCATTACCCGCAACCCTTCCCCGTCCGAACGACTCTACTTCATCGCCTGCCGGATGCGTCTCATGGACGGCAGGGGTCGTGCCGCCTGGGTCATCGGGCTTTGCCTGGCCTACTTCGCCGTGCTGGTTGCATCTTCCAGGTTCATGAGCGACTCGGGACTCACCACCGATTTCCTGCACAAGAAGTTGCCGCCCTGCCTGGAATATCCCTTCGGCACGGACTGGCTTGGCCGCGACATGCTGGTGCGCACGGTCAAGGGGCTGACCCGCAGCCTGGGCATCGGCCTGCTCGCCGCCACGGTCAGCTCCGTGGTCTCCGCCGTGCTCGGAACCCTGTCCGCCACCATGGGCAGACGAACCGACGCCGTGGTAACCACGCTCATCGACCTGATCATGGCCACCCCGCACTTGGTCCTGCTCATCCTGGTCTCGTTCGCCTGCGGCGGCGGGGCCACCGGGGTGATCATCGCGGTGGCCGTGTCCCACTGGACCCGGCTGGCGCGGATCATCAGGGCGGAAATCCTGCAACTCAAGCAGGCGGAATACATCATGGTCGCGCGCAAGCTCGGACGATCACCCTGGTGGATCGCGCGCAGGCACATGCTGCCGCACATCATCCCCCAGTTCACCATCGGCCTGATCCTGCTCTTTCCTCACGCCATCCTGCACGCGGCCGGGCTGACCTTCCTCGGCTTCGGACTCTCCCCGCACAACCCGTCCATCGGCATCCTGCTGTCCGAGTCCATGCGCCACATCTCGACCGGCTACTGGTGGCTGGCTATCCTGCCCGGCCTGTCCCTGCTGGTCACGGTCAAGCTCTTCGACGTCCTGGGCAACAGCCTGCGCGTCATAACCGATCCCAAAACCAGCCAGGAGTAACCATGCTGTCGGTAACGAACCTGTCCATCGAATTCACCCGCTACGGCTCGGGCTGGCAACGCCGGACCCTGCATCCGGTGCGCGACATGTCTCTAAACATCAGGGGAGGAGAAATTGTGGCGGTGGTCGGATCAAGTGGTTCGGGGAAAAGCCTGCTGGCACACGCGGTCCTCGGCCTGCTGCCGAAGAACGCCCGGGCCACGGGCGATGTCCTGTTCAAGGGGGACCCCGTGACCCCGCGCACCGTTGCCCGACTGCGCGGCAGGCAGATCGCCCTCATCCCCCAGTCCGTGGCCTACCTGAACCCGCTTTGCCGGGTGGGCAGGCAGGTCTACCGGGCGTCTCGCCTGAGCGGCCAGTGCTGCCGGGACGCGGTCCGAAGCACGGATTCGGCCTTTGACCGCTACAGGTTGGCGGTCGGAGTCAAGTCCATGTATCCGTTCCAGGTGTCCGGCGGCATGGCCCGGCGGGTCCTCACGGCCACAGCCACGGCGGGCGAGGCCGACCTGCTCATCGCCGACGAGCCGACCACGGGGCTGGACCCGGCGGTTGCCCGACAATCCCTGACCCATCTCCGGGAACTGGCCGACGCGGGCAAGGGCATCATGCTCATCACACATGACATCGACGCCGCCGTGGGTATCGCGGACCGGGTGGCCGTCATCTATGCCGGGACCACGGTGGAACTGGCTCCGGCCAGAGCCTTCAACGGCGGGGGAAGGCTCCTTCACCCGTATACCCGCGCGCTCTGGAATGCGCTGCCCCAGCAAAATTTCCAATACGTCGGCGGCAACCAGCCCATGGAGGACCTGATGGTCGAGGGATGCATATACGGCGACCGGTGCGCCGCGAGGACCGAAGATTGCAACCGGCCCCAACCGCTCCGCGCTGTTGGCGGCGGCCACGTGAGGTGCTGCCATGCTTAAGGGAGACCGGCTATTTTTCCGTTACGAATCCACGCCCTGGATCATCGAAAGCCTCGATTTCGCCATCCGGCCGGGAGAGATTGTCGGTCTGCCCGGCCCCAGCGGTCGCGGCAAATCCACCCTAGCCAAACTTCTGGCCGGACACCTTGCGCCGCAGCAGGGAGCGGTCACCTGCGACGGCCAGACCCTGCCTACCCGCCGCTTCTGCCCGGTGCAGCTCATCTTCCAGCACCCGGAGTTGACCATGAACCCGCGCTGGAAGCTCGGCGACAGCCTCAATGAAGGATGGAGACCCGACGGGCGTACCCTGGAAGCCCTGAACATCGAACCAGCGTGGCTTTCACGCTACCCGCACGAGCTGTCCGGTGGAGAACTGCAGCGCCTCGCCCTGGCCAGAATCATGTCCCCGGAGACGCACTATCTCCTGGCAGACGAGATGACCGCCATGCTCGACCCCAACACCCAGGCCCTGGTATGGGACGCGGTCCTCGATTGGGCCGCCCGATATGGCGTAGGCGTCCTAGCCATCAGCCACGACCGCCACCTCCTGAACCGGGTGTCCCACCGCATCGACGACACCTTCGCCCCGGAGGAGTTCCTAGAACCGCAGAAACCCTGCCGGGCAGCGGCCTGACGCGAGAGTCAGGTGCCTTCGCAACACGTTATTCAGGGATACAATTTTAAGAACAAGGATCAGTCGGCGTCCTGAAGCGTCCGCCAGTCCGCCTCGACCATTTCCAAAATGGTTTTGGCTTCCTCGGAGTGAAGCAGCGGCTTGGTGAAGTCCGGGGTTCCGGCCACCTTCTGCATCAGCAGGGCATCCCGATCGAACCACACGGGCAACAGCCCGCCGAAAAAGAAGCCCGCCCTGTGGGCGATACTCGCAGCGACGGAAACCCCGGGAAGCGATAAGGGCAGGATGAGCTGGTACGCATGCATGTCAGGATACTCCCGCTCCGCGTCGGCGAGGCGTTCGGCAAAACCGGCGCCAAGGGATTGGACTTCCATCCTGAGCACCCCCGCATCGCCCACGGGCTGCGCCGAAAGTCCGGTCTCGCCCGAGGCTACGAGCTCTTCCTCGCTGACGGAGTCCGGCAGGAACGCCCGATCCAGGTCCAACCGTCCGTAAATTTCCCGAAGCTGCGCGTCGTATCGCTCAGGGAGATAGAGCTCATCGGGCCGGTTATTCAACAAGACGAAGCCGTCCAAAAGCGAGATGCGGCCGTACCCATTCTCCTCGCCGGGCCTGGCTGGCATGGGTTCCATCTCCAGTGCGCAGTGGTGGCCGTTGATCAGCCGGGCGAGTTTCTGCGTGGTGACGTGGTCGCACACGCTCTGGCCGTAGATGACGTCGAGCCCCAGGTGTTCGGGGGGATTGTTGTGTATCTTGCGGGCCAGCCGCAACCCCACCGACGTGGTCCGGTAGTCCGGGTGGACCATCCAGGACCCGGCCTCCATGATTCGCTTGCCCGGAGCCGAACGAAACAGGGCGTACAGGCCGACGACATCGCCCTTTGGCGTGCGCCCGACGGCCTGGAACAGATCATCACCCGCATTGATGCGGACCAGCGCATCCGGGTCGTAGACGTGGTCCACGGGAAACATCTCGCCGTAGATGGCGTAATAAAGGCGCGCCACGCCAATGGCGTCCTCCGGCTTGAAATCGTCAACCACGAATTTCTGGCCCGGTTCGATGACATAGGCTTCTTTCCGCAGCCGGGCCAGGTTCTGCTCTCTGGTATCGCTCATCTTCATTCTCCATTCATATCACTACCCGGCCTGTAGCCGGGGAAATATCATCGAAAGAGTTCTTTCAGGACCGCGCAGAACTCCTCAAGCACCGGCTCCCGCACCAGGCTGACGCGAATCCAGTCCGGGAAGCGGAAGCCCGTCATGGTGCGCACCAGGAATCCCCGGCGCAGCAGCTTCCGCTGCAGCAGGGTGTCGGAGATGGGGGTGCGGATCATGGCATAGTTTCCCTCGCCGATGACGTGCTCAAACCCAAGAGAGTCACAGGCCTCGCGGATCAGCTCGCGGCCCCGGCGCACCATGGCCAGTGTCTCAGGGATGAACTGAGACCGGTCCAGCACGGCGGCCCGCGCGGCCATCTGGGCCGGGGTATTCACCGAATAGGCCACGTGCGCGCGGCTGATGATATCCGTGACCTCTTCACCCGCGCAGAGGTAGCCCACCCGAAGCGCGGCCAGGGCGTACATCTTCGAGAAGGTCCTGAAGACCACCAGGTTGGGGTACTCGTCCAGCAGGCGGATGCAGTCCGGGTAATCGGGCTGCTCCACGTATTCGAAATAGGCCTCGTCCGCCACCACGATGCACCGCCCGTCCACCGCGTCGAGGAAACGGCGCATGGTGGCCTCGTCCCAGTAGGTGCCGGTGGGGTTGTTGGGGTTGCAGACGAAGATGAGCTTGGTCCGGTCGTCCACGGCGGCCAGCATGCCGTCAGGATCGAAACGGAAGTCCCGGTCAAGGGGGATCAGGCGCGGTTCGATGCCGGAGAACTCCGCCACCCACTCGTATACCGCGAAGGTCTTGTCGGCGGTGACGATGTTGTCTCCCGGCTCGCAGAACGCCTTGACCACGCTGGAGATCAGCTCGCAAGAGCCGTTGCCCACCAGGAAGCGCGACCGGTCCGGCCCGAGGACCGAGGACAGGGCCTCGCGCAGGTCCTGGCTGTCGCCGTGGGGATAGATGGGCACGATCCCCGCCTCGATCCCATCCAGCAGCTCGCGCACGGCGGGCGAAGGGCCGAGCGTGTTCTCGTTGTTGTTGAGCCGATGGAGATGGTCCAGGCCGTTCAACCGCATCAGCACGCTGTCAGGCGGGCTTGGCCGGTAAGGGTCGAAGAGCCGGATGTGCTCCGGAATGAGATTATCGAGCTTCAGGGACATGGCGGAAGATCAGGGTATCGGACTGCCCGCCGTGGGGCAGCATGAGTTCGGGGCGAAAGCCGCATTGTTTCAGGTGACCGCCCAGGGCGGCATGCCATCCCTTGGCCAGGTCGATCTCGAAGAAAATGTTCCTGTAGCCCGAAGACGAGAGACAGGCCACGTGCCGGGCGAGGTTGTCGCCGATGTCCGCGCCGTTGAGCTCCGGATGCAAAAGGGCCTCGCTCATGCCGGGGGTAAGATGCGCACCGATCACAGAGGCGTCCGGGATGGCCTCGCCGAAGTCCTTGACCGGACGCAGGTCGCGCATCATCTCGAGGGTGTCGTAGCGGTCGCGAAGAAAATCCGCGAAATCATCGTGCACCCAGGCCGTCGCGCCAAAATCCTCCTGCAGCACCCGCCCCCAGACAGGGAGTATGGCCGGTTCCTCGGAGTCCCCGAGCAGATACGGCAGCTCGGCCAGCAGCTCGAACCCGTGTTCGGCCAGCGGCCCGGTTGCCAGATTGCTCAGGACGGTTTTGATCCGGGTCCGGCCCACGGTCTGCAACAGGGCGGTGACCAGATCCCTGGCGACGGAGCCGTCCTCGGAGAAGTCATACGGTCCGAAAAAGGCGGCACTCCGGTCGGAGCGCATTTCCCAGAAGATAATCCCGCACAGGCGGCTGCCCGCGTCGCGAGCCTCGATGGCGAACAACTTCCCGGCACGGATCAGATCAGCCGTCCGGCCCGGGTTTGCGCACCACTCGGGCGTCAGGTGCGCCGGATAGAGCTCGGCCATGGCGCTGCATGCCTCGAACAGCACGCCCGCGTCTTCCGCCGCGGAGAGGACCGGCTGTCCCTGAACCTTGACCCGTTCCGCCGGAAACAGCTCGGGCTCGGGATAGGCCTTGTCCACCCGCAGGACGATCTCCATGCGTCGTCCCTCCAGCCCCACCTTGAACCCGTCGGTCATCCGCGAGGCCAGCAGCAGGGGCAGGCAGGTCAGGTCGCACGCATCGCCCCCCGCGTCATGGACGTAGGCCAGGTTCATGGCCGACAGGTCGACGCCGGCCGAGGAGAAGGAAAACCCGATCTCGACGCCGGTGGCCACGGGACAAATGGCCGTCTCGATATCACCGGCCTCGGTGGAGGCCAGGAACAGGAGCAGCTCTTCGGAGCAATGGACCAGGCGCAGGGTCTTGGCCGGACCCAGGCCGAAGACGGTGCCCGCCTGCTTGGCCGCGGCCTGCACAAGCGGGGCCCAGGCGGCCTCGGCCGGAAGATGAAGACGAATGCACGGCTCGGTGGTTTTCACAAAAATCCTCGCTGACGAAATTGACGAAATCGCGGCGTCCTCGACGAACGCCTTTACAAAAAGCCTCCCGGAACGGTAATCGCAGTGGCGGCGTCATCCCGCACCCTGATAACCGAAAGCTTTCAACGGCTTAAAGCGAGCGTCGCAATCATGCCTCTTATCCCCAGAAATGACAACTCGTTACTGACTCCCGAGTTCTGTCTCCTCATGGGCGTCACCTTCCTGGCCTTCTGCAACATCTCTCTGTTCTACGGGCTGAACGACTATCTGGAGGCACGCCACATCCCCTCGTTCTGGCGCGGCGTACTGCTCGGGCTCGAGCCCTGCACGGCCCTCCTGGTCAGGCCGCTCATCAGCCCCTTTCTCTCCGTGCGCAACTGCCTGCACGTGGTTGCAGCCTCGCTGCTGATTCTCATGACCGCCCTGCTTTCCTATTCCGCCGCCGACACGCTCTTGGCGCTGGCGGGGGTCAGGGTCATCCACGGCCTGGGCTTCGTGCTGCTCGTGTCCGCGGTGGCCGTGCTGCTGGTTGCCTTCCTTCCGCCGAACCGGGTCGGCCAGGGGTTCGGGATCTTTGCCATAGCGTCCTTACTGCCCTATGCCGTGCTGCCTCCGGTGGTCGAACGGCTCCTGCTCCTGGTGGGCAGCGAACCCAGAGTCTACGCCCTCTTCGCCCCGGCACTGATTCCCGCCCTGCTCGTGCTCCCGTACCTCCATCGCCGCCTCCGGCGCATGGACCTCGACGGAGCCGCAGCACACCGCCGCCCCACCTTCGCAGACATCACAGCGGACCTCCGCTCGCCGGGAATCGGACGGCTGCTGGCCGCCAACGGCCTGCTCTTCACTGCAACCACCGTGGTATTCTTCTTCATGAAAGACCGGCTGATGGCGCTCGGGATGCACAACGTGGGCCTATTTTTCAGTATCTCCACGGCGGCCACCATAGCAGTACGCGTCTTCTGCGGCAGGCTGATGGACAGCGTGAACAGGGCCATCATGCTGGCCGTGACGCTCACCGCCCTGGCAGGGGTTATGGTGCTCTTCAGCGTAACCGGGACTGTCGGCCCGCTCTACGCGCTGGCCGGACTTTACGGACTCTGCATCGGCTTTGCCATGCCCCAGCTCAATGCGGCCATGTTCGTCATATCGCCTGCGCACCTTCGCGGGCTCAACACCAACCTGATGTTGTTCACCATGGACGCGGGGTATGTCTTCGGACCGTTGCTGGCGGGCGGACTGCTCAACGCCGGGGTGCCGTCCGCGAGCCTCTTCGCCTGTTTCGCGGTGGGTCCGCTGCTCGGCGCATTGCTGACGTTGAGGCTGGCCGGGCTTATGCGCCGGCACGCTCCCGATAGGACCCGCGCAGACGGTTAAGAATCTCCCTGGCCCGGTCCGAATAGAGCTGCGACCGCTCCCACTCCGGTTCGGCGATCAGCTTCTGGAGCAAGACCCCGTCGTCGTCGAACCAGCGCGGGATGAAGCCCGCAGGGAAACAACCGCGCTCTAGCAGGATTGCCGCAGCCACACCGCACTCCGGGACACCCAGATTCAGAAACCACTGCACGTTGACGCATCCCTTTCGGGCGGCGTCCTCCTCTCTTGCCCGCACATACTCCATGAAATCAGTGCCCGGACGCGTAACGTGCACCCGCAGCACGCCCGCAAAGTCGAAGAACTCCACCACCGCCTCGGTGGCCGCTTCCGTCAACCCGCCTTCGGCCGCAATCGCCGTGCGACTCGGCTCATACCCGTCCATGAAAAACGCGAGCGCGTCCTCCAGCCCAGGCGGGACATGCACGATGCGTCCGGGAGCCCCGGTATCCCTGCTCTGGTAGAGGCAGGACACACGGCCCTCGCCCTTGTCCGGCAACAGGTCCAATTCCATGCCCGTCTCCATGAAACCGTACAGGGAACTCAGATGCTGCGTGGCGATGGTGTCGCATACGGCCTCGCCATAAATGGCAGCCACCTCCGGCGCCGTGGCCGGTCCCTCGATAAGCTCCTTGAACAGGAAGAACAGCATGAAGGAGCTTCTGTAGTGGGGATGGGTCATGCCCAGACCGCACTCCAGCAACCCCTTAAACGGAGGCGACGAACGATACAGGGCGATGTGCCCCGCAATGGAGCCGTCCTCAAGACGGGCCACCATGGAGCGGACGTTGCCGCTCTCCTGCTCCACGCGGATTGCGTCGGGGATGTAGTAGGCATCAATGGGGTAGGCGTCGTCGTACACAGTCAGGAACAACCGGGCCAGCCCTTCCGCGTGTTCGGGCTGAAAGGGCACCACCTCGAAAGGAAGGTCCGGCAGGACCGGGTCCGGGATGGCGCGCAACGCCTCAATGGCCTGCCTCCTGGCGGACATGCTACTGCACCTTCGAGTTGATGAAACAGACGATGTCATTGACGGTCCGCAGGGTAATGGCGTCGGCGATGGTCAATTCGATAGAGAACTCGCGCTGCAGGGCCACGGCCAGGGAAGTCAGGGCGAGAGAGTCCACTCCCTGGGTCAGCAGGGGCTGGTCCGGGTCTATCCCCTGCAATGTTTCAGGGGTGACAACGGTGGAAAAGAGCTCGAGAACGTCAGCGGTGGTTACAGACATGATGGGGTTCCTCTATTTGGGTATGACTAAAAGGGATGAACTGGCCGTCGTGGGAAAAGGTTGCGCTTAGCGTAAGGCAAAACGCTGAATCTTTCCAAGCGGGGTCATGGGCATGTCCTCACGAAACGATATTTCACTGGGAACCATGAACTCGGGCAAGCGATCTGCCGCGTATTGCCGCAGCTCATTCATCAAATCCCGGTCCGCCTCGAAGCCGCTCGCGGGCACAACATGGGCGCGGACCAGGGAGAACGCCCCCACGGCACCTCCGGTGACGGCACACTGTGCCACGGCGGGATGTTCCAGCAGGACATTTTCCACCCGCACGGGCGACACCCACTGGCCGCCCGCCTTGAACATGTCGTCCTTGCGCCCCAGTACGGTCACCACACCGCTCACGATCCGGGCCAGATCGCCGGATAGCATCCACCCGTCGGCGGTGAACAACGCCTCCGTCTTTTCGGGCATGTTCAGGTATCCCCTGGTCAAGGACGGGCCCTTGAGCGCAAGCTCACCCTCGGTTCCGTCCGGGACGGGCCGGTGCTCTTCGTCCAGGACCGCCGCCTCATACGGAGGCAGTACCCGCCCCACCGTGCCGGGGGTGAAATCCGGCGGCCGGGTGCTGATGTTGATGGTCATTGATTCGCTGGAACCGTAAGCCTGCCAGATGTCGATGCCCATCTGGGTCTTCCAGGCGGCTTGAATGGCCTCCGGCAGCCCTTCTCCCGCAGCCATGCACAAACGCAGATTGGCGAACGGAGTGGCATCGGCAACGCTCATGAGCAGCATGGTGTAAAAGGTGGGGGACGAGGTGAAAACCGTGATCCCGTGCTCTGCAATCACCTTCAGGATGCCGGACGGATCGGGCTTCTCTCCATACAGAAACGTCGCCGCACCGACCCAGAGCGGGAGACTCAGCGAGGACATGAGGCCATAGGCGTGAAACAGCTTGGCCGTGCTCAGGATAACATTGTCCGGCCCAAGCTCGGTGCAGGCTGTGCCGGATTCGGCCACGACACGAAAATCGGAGTGGGTATGGGGAATGCCCTTGGGGCGGCCCGTGGTGCCAGAAGTATAAAAGATTACGGCCTCTTCGTCCCCGGCCACGGGATGGGGAGCGAAGTCGTCCGGCAGTCCTTCGGTGAATCGTAAAAGGGCCTGATCATCCAGGGCAATCGCCTCTCGCCCTACGGCTGACGCCGCGTCAAGGGCGGGATGCCCCGGATTGGCAAAAACGAGTTGAGCGCCGCAGTCCTCCAGGTAAGCCTCGTAATCCGACTGCATCACTCGGTTGTTCACGACCGCCGCGCTCACGCCCGCCAGGAGGCCGCC encodes the following:
- a CDS encoding ABC transporter ATP-binding protein; the protein is MLKGDRLFFRYESTPWIIESLDFAIRPGEIVGLPGPSGRGKSTLAKLLAGHLAPQQGAVTCDGQTLPTRRFCPVQLIFQHPELTMNPRWKLGDSLNEGWRPDGRTLEALNIEPAWLSRYPHELSGGELQRLALARIMSPETHYLLADEMTAMLDPNTQALVWDAVLDWAARYGVGVLAISHDRHLLNRVSHRIDDTFAPEEFLEPQKPCRAAA
- a CDS encoding pyridoxal phosphate-dependent aminotransferase, producing the protein MSLKLDNLIPEHIRLFDPYRPSPPDSVLMRLNGLDHLHRLNNNENTLGPSPAVRELLDGIEAGIVPIYPHGDSQDLREALSSVLGPDRSRFLVGNGSCELISSVVKAFCEPGDNIVTADKTFAVYEWVAEFSGIEPRLIPLDRDFRFDPDGMLAAVDDRTKLIFVCNPNNPTGTYWDEATMRRFLDAVDGRCIVVADEAYFEYVEQPDYPDCIRLLDEYPNLVVFRTFSKMYALAALRVGYLCAGEEVTDIISRAHVAYSVNTPAQMAARAAVLDRSQFIPETLAMVRRGRELIREACDSLGFEHVIGEGNYAMIRTPISDTLLQRKLLRRGFLVRTMTGFRFPDWIRVSLVREPVLEEFCAVLKELFR
- a CDS encoding ABC transporter permease; protein product: MTTITRNPSPSERLYFIACRMRLMDGRGRAAWVIGLCLAYFAVLVASSRFMSDSGLTTDFLHKKLPPCLEYPFGTDWLGRDMLVRTVKGLTRSLGIGLLAATVSSVVSAVLGTLSATMGRRTDAVVTTLIDLIMATPHLVLLILVSFACGGGATGVIIAVAVSHWTRLARIIRAEILQLKQAEYIMVARKLGRSPWWIARRHMLPHIIPQFTIGLILLFPHAILHAAGLTFLGFGLSPHNPSIGILLSESMRHISTGYWWLAILPGLSLLVTVKLFDVLGNSLRVITDPKTSQE
- a CDS encoding ABC transporter substrate-binding protein, with protein sequence MHAFRKICAGRFALAAAIGLLALATLAVTPALAKDTLTLAIKGEPDDGYDPTLGWGRYGNPLFQSTLLKRDENLNIVNDLATSAELSADGLTWNVTIREDAKFSDGSPLTAEDVAYTFNTAATSSGKVDLINMDKATAIGDYTVQLTLKKRDTTFINRLVSLGIVPKAAHGPGYARKPIGSGPYRMVEWNEGQQMIAERNPHYYGAEPFFKRLVFLFTDEDTSFAAAKAGKVDVVVVPQVLAVQTIPGMVLHPVKSVDNRGLMFPCVPNTGKVTDKGSPIGNDVTADLAIRKAINLSINRQVLVKGVLEGFGRPAYGPCDGLPWDNPANSFKDADPKAARKILADAGWKDTDGDGIVDKDGIKAEFTIIYPADRAIRQYLALAVADMLKPIGIHAVVEGKRSWDEIKHLMHSSVIVFGWGAHDPIEVYQLYSSHHAGDGWNNPGYYVNAKVDEYLDGAISAESYEASLNLWKKAQWDGKTGSDVHGDAPWAWLVNLEHTYFISEHLDVGVSQVEPHGHGWPITANIQKWTWKD
- a CDS encoding ABC transporter ATP-binding protein is translated as MLSVTNLSIEFTRYGSGWQRRTLHPVRDMSLNIRGGEIVAVVGSSGSGKSLLAHAVLGLLPKNARATGDVLFKGDPVTPRTVARLRGRQIALIPQSVAYLNPLCRVGRQVYRASRLSGQCCRDAVRSTDSAFDRYRLAVGVKSMYPFQVSGGMARRVLTATATAGEADLLIADEPTTGLDPAVARQSLTHLRELADAGKGIMLITHDIDAAVGIADRVAVIYAGTTVELAPARAFNGGGRLLHPYTRALWNALPQQNFQYVGGNQPMEDLMVEGCIYGDRCAARTEDCNRPQPLRAVGGGHVRCCHA
- a CDS encoding ABC transporter permease; protein product: MHAISPSFCLGRLGRLTLILSLVSVLAFTLVSLSPVDPVSAYIGIDRMQISIEQEQRIIERWGLDRPAPERFFIWAKNVLTGDLGRSMIFNEPVTKVIGKRFVTSLWLMASAWLLSGVLGFVLGVVAGTNRNSLADRVIRLYSYTLASTPSFWLGLVLLAVFSVSLGWTPICCATPPGVSPDDASLWERLHHLILPAATLSVIGVAQIALHTREKTIDAMHSEYALFALAQGESRTGVAWRHAVRNVALPAVTLQFASLGELFGGSVLAEQVFSYPGLGRATVEAGIRGDVPLLLGITLFSAVFVFSGNLIADILYGVLDPRIRIGAEEAK